In Pleuronectes platessa chromosome 5, fPlePla1.1, whole genome shotgun sequence, a single genomic region encodes these proteins:
- the gramd1bb gene encoding protein Aster-B isoform X3, with amino-acid sequence MSDWEAVLELDEALAGWLLRGPARGEWGCELGWAASDLQDPELDTEDVPAVLSPTYKQRNEDFRKLFKQLPDTERLIVDYSCALQRDILLQGRLYLSENWICFYSNIFRWETLLTVRLKDICSMTKEKTARLIPNAIQVCTDTEKHFFTSFGARDRTYMMMFRLWQNALLDKPLCPKELWHFVHQCYGNELGLTSDDEDYVPPDDDFNTMGFSEEIPNEENEINNDSLSKSSTEAKPDGSPLPIHKNIVPNSTIPSPGNHDTPITFDLPAEEYADCLPDSELLALPLMLEERNYDTSRPGGPVPSPSLDFNDNEDIPTELSDSSETHDEGEVQAFHEDLNGRQHINEIYKFSVDKLYDILFTESQFMSDFMDQRRFSDVVYHPWKKEDAGNQTREIMYTISLSNPLAPKTATVTETQTLYKASQESECYIIDAEVITHDVPYHDYFYTLNRYMLTRVAKNKCRLRISTELRYRKQPWGLVKGFIEKNFWSGLEENFRRLELELSKLEELLTETHQLSPKAKVMKNSTVRRKKRQLPHMRSQHLDEALSPVTTPTDDEVIQRIKQVAGSTQTRHQSPEHHHLSGGLALYSVSKLLLIISFVLVLLVFLNMMLFYKLWMLEYSAQSLTTWQGLRLHESKLPQTQMEWAQLLESQQRYHDTELQKWREIIKSSVVLLDQMKDSLLNLQRGIGLNDLSSEAEEKRSRYH; translated from the exons ATGTCGGACTGGGAGGCTGTGCTGGAGCTGGATGAGGCATTGGCAGGGTGGCTTCTGCGGGGTCCGGCTAGAGGGGAATGGGGTTGTGAGTTGGGCTGGGCAGCCTCAGACCTTCAGGATCCGGAGTTGGACACGGAGGACGTCCCTGCT GTGCTCAGCCCGACATACAAGCAGCGCAATGAGGACTTTAGGAAACTCTTCAAGCAGCTCCCCGACACAGAGAGGCTCATTGTGG ACTACTCCTGTGCTCTTCAACGGGacatcctcctgcagggacGACTCTACCTCTCTGAGAACTGGATCTGTTTCTATAGCAACATCTTCCGCTGGGAAACACTG cTGACAGTGCGGTTAAAGGACATCTGCTCAATGACTAAAGAGAAGACTGCCCGCCTAATTCCCAACGCCATCCAGGTCTGCACAGACACTGAGAAG CACTTTTTCACCTCGTTTGGAGCCAGGGACAGGACGTACATGATGATGTTCAGACTGTGGCAGAACGCACTGCTCGACAAG CCCCTGTGTCCCAAAGAACTTTGGCACTTTGTACATCAGTGCTATGGCAACGAGCTCGGCCTCACCAGTGATGATGAGGACTACGTTCCACCTGATGACGACTTCAACACCATGGG GTTCAGTGAAGAGATTCCCAATGAAGAGAATGAGATCAACAATGATAGCTTGTCTAAGAGCAGCACTGAGGCCAAGCCTGACGGAAGCCCTCTCCCCATTCATAAGAACATAGTCCCTAACAGCACCATCCCCAGCCCAGGCAACCATGACACGCCCATCACA TTCGACCTCCCAGCAGAGGAATATGCAGACTGCCTACCAGACAGTGAACTGCTAGCTCTGCCCCTGATGCTGGAAGAGAGGAACTACGATACCAGCAGGCCTGGTGGTCCCGTACCCTCACCCTCACTCGACTTCAACGACAACGAAGACATCCCCACCGAGCTCAGCGACTCCTCGGAAACACACGATGAGG GCGAGGTCCAGGCATTTCATGAGGATCTGAATGGCAGGCAGCACATCAACGAGATCTACAAGTTCAGCGTGGACAAGCTCTATGACATCCTCTTCACCGAGTCACAGTTCATGAGTGACTTCATGGACCAGCGGCGATTTTCAG ATGTGGTCTACCATCCATGGAAGAAGGAGGATGCTGGAAACCAGACCAGAGAGATCATGTACACCATCTCTCTGTCTAACCCCCTAGCCCCCAAAACAGCCACAGTTACTGAGACACAG ACTCTGTACAAAGCCAGTCAGGAGAGCGAGTGTTACATCATCGATGCTGAGGTCATCACGCATGACGTGCCCTACCACGATTACTTCTACACTCTGAACCGCTACATGCTCACCAGGGTGGCCAAGAATAAGTGTCGGTTACG gataTCAACGGAGCTGCGCTACAGAAAACAGCCGTGGGGGTTGGTCAAAGGTTTCATAGAGAAAAACTTCTGGAGTGGGCTTGAAGAAAACTTCCGCCGTCTTG AGTTGGAACTGTCAAAGCTTGAGGAGTTACTCACCGAGACCCACCAGCTTTCTCCGAAGGCTAAGGTGATGAAGAACTCCACAGTGAGGCGGAAGAAGAGGCAGCTACCCCACATGCGCAGCCAGCACCTGGACGAGGCGCTCAGCCCCGTTACCACGCCGACGGACGACGAAGTGATCCAGAGGATCAAACAAGTGGCAGGATCCACACAGACCAGACACCAGAGTCCAGAGCACCATCACCTGTCCGGTGGCCTCGCCCTGTACAGTGTCTCCAAACTGCTGCTCATCATCAGCTTTGT CTTGGTGCTGCTGGTGTTCCTCAACATGATGCTCTTCTACAAGCTGTGGATGCTGGAGTACTCAGCACAGTCCTTAACAACATGGCAAGGTCTACGGCTACAcgaaag tAAACTGCCTCAGACGCAGATGGAGTGGGCCCAGCTCCTGGAGTCGCAGCAGCGTTACCATGACACGGAGCTGCAGAAGTGGAGAGAGATTATCAAGTCGTCAGTGGTGCTACTAGACCAG ATGAAAGACTCTTTATTGAACCTCCAGAGAGGCATCGGTTTAAATGACTTGAGCTCCGAggctgaagagaagagaagtcGTTACCACTAA